The proteins below are encoded in one region of Acidithiobacillus ferrooxidans ATCC 23270:
- a CDS encoding APC family permease has product MPRFKPVIRKNKLRREGGLTGLLFACVGASIGSGWLFGPLYTAEFAGPLSIGSWLIGALAILLLALVFAELAPLIPRAGAVVHLAHVGNGPIVGHLWSWMLFLSYAAIAPIEVTAVLTYANNYLPGFLQPHTGLLSAQGFGTALLLLTIFVVLNFLVVRWVLKINNAATGWKLAIPLLTVILLISISWHPGNFAVRAVNQVTDLHGMFAAVASGGVIFSLLGFRHAIDLAGESKNPRRDVPIAVIGSVLIASAIYIGLQVAFLGAVNPQDLAHGGWQNLRFHGINGPFAALAISIGIGWLAVLLYVDAFVSPAGTALIYTTTAARVSLATAETGAAPQWVSRVNRFGVPWVSLILLYVVGAVFFFPFPSWQKMVGYIASMTVLSYVIGPIALLQLRRALPEGDRPFRLWWAPALAPLAFVVSNWIVFWSGLHTLNFIFSTLSGLLAIYAITGIWRKGRWSEMGWQYMWWVIPYFCGLWLISWIGPKSLGGIGTLTFFPSMGVVAVLSVSIFYMAIHQAVSDQQINAYMLQFAHGIGHAP; this is encoded by the coding sequence GTGCCCCGTTTTAAGCCTGTAATACGCAAAAACAAGCTTCGCCGCGAGGGTGGCCTGACGGGATTGCTGTTCGCGTGCGTCGGTGCCTCCATTGGGTCAGGATGGTTGTTCGGTCCACTGTATACCGCAGAGTTTGCCGGACCCCTGAGCATCGGGTCCTGGCTCATCGGCGCGCTGGCGATTCTGCTCCTCGCCCTGGTTTTTGCCGAATTGGCGCCGCTGATCCCGCGTGCCGGGGCGGTGGTACATTTGGCGCATGTGGGTAATGGTCCTATCGTTGGGCACCTGTGGAGCTGGATGCTTTTTCTCTCATATGCTGCGATAGCGCCGATTGAAGTGACGGCCGTGCTGACGTATGCCAATAACTATCTGCCGGGATTTTTGCAGCCGCACACGGGTTTGTTGAGCGCGCAGGGATTCGGAACGGCCCTGCTGCTGTTGACGATATTCGTTGTTCTCAATTTTCTGGTGGTGCGCTGGGTGCTCAAAATCAATAATGCGGCCACAGGGTGGAAACTGGCCATTCCGTTGTTGACGGTGATTCTATTGATCTCCATTTCGTGGCATCCGGGTAATTTTGCGGTGCGTGCGGTCAACCAGGTGACTGACCTGCATGGCATGTTTGCGGCGGTCGCCAGTGGTGGTGTCATTTTTAGCCTGCTGGGATTCCGGCACGCCATCGATCTTGCCGGGGAGAGCAAGAATCCGCGCAGGGACGTCCCCATCGCCGTGATCGGTTCCGTGCTTATTGCCTCAGCCATTTACATCGGTCTGCAGGTGGCTTTTCTAGGTGCCGTCAACCCGCAGGATCTGGCGCATGGGGGATGGCAGAACTTGCGTTTTCACGGCATCAACGGTCCGTTTGCAGCGCTAGCTATTTCGATCGGAATCGGCTGGTTAGCCGTGCTTCTGTATGTGGATGCTTTCGTGTCTCCGGCGGGCACCGCGTTGATCTACACGACCACGGCCGCCCGAGTCAGCTTGGCGACGGCGGAGACGGGAGCCGCACCGCAATGGGTGTCGCGGGTCAATCGCTTTGGCGTTCCCTGGGTGAGCCTCATCCTGCTTTATGTAGTGGGCGCGGTGTTCTTTTTCCCTTTCCCATCCTGGCAGAAAATGGTGGGTTATATTGCCTCGATGACCGTACTTTCCTATGTGATCGGCCCTATCGCGTTACTGCAGTTGCGTCGGGCGCTACCGGAGGGTGACCGACCATTTCGGCTGTGGTGGGCGCCGGCACTGGCTCCCCTCGCTTTTGTGGTTTCAAACTGGATTGTCTTTTGGTCTGGCCTGCATACCCTGAATTTCATCTTCAGCACGCTCTCTGGCTTGCTGGCGATCTATGCGATAACGGGAATCTGGCGCAAGGGTCGTTGGTCGGAAATGGGCTGGCAGTATATGTGGTGGGTCATACCTTATTTCTGCGGCCTCTGGCTCATCAGTTGGATCGGACCCAAAAGTTTGGGGGGTATCGGCACACTGACATTTTTCCCCAGTATGGGTGTCGTGGCTGTGCTGAGCGTGTCAATTTTCTATATGGCTATTCATCAAGCCGTTTCTGACCAGCAGATAAATGCCT
- a CDS encoding P-II family nitrogen regulator: MKQLSAIIRPFKLDDICDALATIGIRGMTVTEVTGFEQRKGHSQIYRGHTYVSDFIARIKIEAVISDERLDDAIAAVVKEARTGKDGDGKIFVLNVSEAIRIRTGEMGDEACNPPFYGELSAS; the protein is encoded by the coding sequence ATGAAACAGTTATCCGCCATTATCAGACCATTCAAGCTGGATGACATTTGTGATGCACTGGCCACTATCGGTATACGGGGGATGACGGTTACCGAAGTCACGGGTTTTGAACAGCGCAAAGGCCATTCTCAAATTTATCGAGGCCATACGTATGTTTCTGATTTTATCGCCAGGATAAAAATCGAAGCGGTCATCAGTGATGAAAGGCTGGATGATGCCATTGCGGCAGTGGTTAAGGAAGCACGCACCGGCAAGGATGGAGACGGGAAGATTTTTGTGTTGAATGTCTCGGAAGCCATTCGCATCCGCACCGGGGAAATGGGGGACGAGGCCTGTAACCCGCCTTTTTACGGTGAGCTTTCGGCGTCATGA
- a CDS encoding porin, with amino-acid sequence MNRFTTKKAPRTSSKRSLTILAVAVLSTLALVSDTVQAAPLPMPAMTGPLQSPSPFQFNAGPLGKLDITGVMSGMGVWQDNRVPGDRLTHADISNGQIFIQKTHGLIQFFLQAGAYNMPALGTPFLSTGATTADYYGALPQAYLKIAPTKNFSVLIGKLPTLIGAEYTFTFENMNIERGLLWNQENAVNRGVQVNYSAGPLSASLAWSDGFYSNRFNWLSGDLSYTINSANTVSFVGMGNAGQTGYSTLATPVYQNNSDIYNLIYTYSSGPWMIQPYLQYTQVSANPAIGVERGTGTRGAAILASYALTPHVTLAARAEYIASTGNATDGAVNLMYGPGSKAWSITVTPTYQDHDFFARAEFSYVQASSYTQGDVFGPQGNNPTQARALFETGFLF; translated from the coding sequence ATGAACCGCTTCACCACGAAAAAAGCCCCTCGCACCAGCAGCAAGAGGAGTTTAACAATCCTTGCTGTCGCAGTGTTATCCACACTGGCTCTGGTATCGGACACTGTTCAAGCCGCGCCCCTGCCGATGCCAGCGATGACCGGACCGCTGCAGTCACCATCTCCTTTTCAGTTTAATGCCGGCCCGCTAGGAAAACTGGACATTACCGGCGTGATGAGCGGCATGGGCGTCTGGCAGGACAACCGAGTCCCCGGTGATCGGCTCACCCACGCCGATATCAGCAATGGCCAGATCTTCATCCAGAAGACACACGGGCTGATCCAGTTCTTCCTCCAGGCCGGTGCCTACAATATGCCTGCCCTGGGCACGCCTTTCCTTTCCACGGGAGCCACCACCGCCGACTATTATGGTGCCTTGCCACAGGCCTATCTGAAGATCGCTCCCACCAAAAACTTCTCGGTGCTGATCGGCAAACTCCCCACCCTGATCGGCGCGGAATACACCTTCACTTTCGAGAATATGAACATCGAGCGCGGCTTGTTGTGGAACCAGGAAAACGCCGTCAATCGCGGGGTGCAAGTCAACTACAGCGCGGGGCCATTGAGCGCCTCTCTCGCATGGAGTGACGGTTTCTACTCCAATCGCTTCAACTGGCTTTCCGGCGACCTGTCCTACACCATTAACTCCGCCAACACCGTGAGTTTCGTGGGCATGGGCAATGCGGGACAGACGGGTTATTCCACACTCGCCACCCCGGTTTATCAAAACAACAGCGACATCTACAACCTGATCTATACCTATAGCTCGGGCCCATGGATGATTCAGCCCTACCTCCAGTACACCCAGGTGTCGGCCAATCCCGCTATCGGCGTGGAACGCGGCACGGGGACCAGAGGCGCGGCCATTCTGGCGAGTTATGCCCTCACCCCCCACGTTACCCTGGCCGCCCGGGCCGAGTACATTGCGAGCACCGGCAATGCCACCGATGGCGCGGTTAATCTGATGTATGGACCTGGTAGTAAGGCGTGGTCCATCACCGTGACGCCCACCTACCAGGATCACGATTTCTTCGCCCGCGCTGAGTTTTCCTATGTGCAGGCAAGCAGCTATACCCAGGGTGATGTCTTCGGTCCGCAAGGGAATAATCCTACACAGGCTCGCGCGCTATTCGAAACTGGGTTTCTGTTTTAA
- the proB gene encoding glutamate 5-kinase: MTMNIVGKATMHSVVPDRAALQQRARRWVIKIGSSLLTQDGQRLDLSAMQKLVQQILRLRAEDIEVVLVSSGSVSAGKCHLGWAQKMTTAEERQAAASVEQSALIHAYENLLAEGGTHCGQILLTRDNFRDRKRLKKTRSAIEMLLRMQMLPIINENDAIVDLDNALGNNDHLAALVSNVWHADLMVLLTDQSGLFTADPRARPDAEMITEGMAGDPRYEHMAGGSGGTVGTGGMLTKIHAATHAARSGATTLIADGRIPDVLLRLHKGALLGTFLRSGKFDRKLRRDAWTRLQIHHGQQWVIHPVRRVKDEVVAFYSETPPFTAIPIFNGQ; encoded by the coding sequence ATGACCATGAATATTGTCGGTAAAGCAACTATGCATTCCGTAGTGCCCGACCGGGCAGCGCTACAGCAGCGCGCACGCCGCTGGGTTATCAAGATCGGGAGCAGTCTGCTGACTCAAGACGGCCAACGACTGGATTTGTCGGCCATGCAGAAACTTGTGCAGCAAATACTGCGACTTCGCGCCGAAGATATTGAGGTCGTATTAGTTTCCTCCGGTTCCGTCAGTGCCGGCAAATGTCACCTGGGATGGGCCCAGAAGATGACCACCGCCGAAGAGCGTCAGGCGGCGGCCAGCGTGGAGCAATCCGCCCTGATTCATGCTTATGAGAATCTCCTGGCCGAGGGAGGGACGCATTGCGGGCAAATACTGCTGACGCGCGATAACTTCAGAGATCGGAAGCGCCTCAAGAAGACTCGGTCCGCCATCGAAATGCTCTTGAGAATGCAGATGTTGCCCATTATCAATGAGAACGATGCGATCGTCGATCTGGATAATGCTCTGGGCAACAACGACCATTTGGCCGCCCTGGTCAGCAACGTCTGGCATGCCGACCTGATGGTATTGCTGACTGATCAATCAGGGCTATTTACAGCGGACCCGCGCGCACGGCCTGATGCCGAAATGATCACGGAAGGTATGGCGGGTGACCCACGGTATGAGCATATGGCGGGTGGAAGCGGTGGCACCGTGGGTACCGGCGGGATGCTCACCAAAATACACGCCGCCACCCATGCGGCGCGCTCTGGTGCGACCACGCTCATTGCCGATGGACGAATTCCGGATGTGCTCCTGCGCTTGCACAAGGGGGCACTTTTGGGGACATTTCTGCGTTCTGGAAAATTCGACCGGAAATTGCGTCGGGATGCCTGGACACGTCTTCAGATCCACCACGGCCAACAGTGGGTGATCCATCCCGTGCGCCGGGTAAAAGATGAGGTGGTGGCTTTTTATTCGGAAACGCCACCTTTTACCGCAATACCAATATTCAACGGCCAATAA
- a CDS encoding RimK family alpha-L-glutamate ligase: MPKNLIVVDSRRDWPADDFDIPVITAIDYLRRKYQPEDRRTRVINLCRNLEYGGVGYYCSLLGEARGHHVLPEVRTLLEVRRQSLYRPGLADLQPLLEKATENLQKEVGSTYVLRIFFGWTADGPMQGLARELFEHLPMPALEVQLRANGVWRIQRVCALPIGDLDAVEKAELRAALQHYLARRRRKSKPAGCKPAERMRYDLAILHDPREVLPPSSSRTLKHFVRIGKRLGIHVELIQRRDYGRLAEFDALFIRETTRIDHHTYEFARKAEQEGLVVIDDPDSILRCTNKVYLTEILRAHQVPILETVIIRKTDLRRLEKRLSYPFVLKVPDGSFSRGVRKVTDPETLRKVAAELFADSDLLLAQPYCYTPFDWRIGMLDRQPLFACQYFMSSNHWQIVRHLDNGRALQGGFRTIPLHEAPALVLQTAVRAANLIGDGLYGVDLKETSEGVFVVEVNDNPNIDRGIEDGVMGDVLYETVLRSLIRRMETSHGRPGTGWPANGGAMEIKRPCLRTTIL; encoded by the coding sequence ATGCCTAAAAACCTGATCGTTGTCGATTCCCGCCGCGACTGGCCGGCCGATGATTTCGATATCCCCGTCATCACCGCGATAGATTACCTGCGCCGCAAATACCAGCCGGAAGATCGACGCACCCGGGTCATCAACCTGTGCCGGAACCTGGAGTATGGGGGTGTGGGTTACTATTGCTCGCTGCTGGGTGAGGCCCGCGGTCACCACGTTCTGCCGGAAGTGCGCACCCTGCTGGAAGTGCGCAGGCAATCCCTGTACCGCCCGGGACTCGCCGATTTGCAACCTCTGCTGGAAAAAGCGACGGAAAACCTGCAGAAGGAGGTGGGATCCACTTATGTGTTGCGGATTTTCTTCGGCTGGACGGCGGATGGCCCCATGCAGGGACTCGCACGGGAACTCTTCGAGCACCTGCCCATGCCGGCGCTGGAGGTGCAGCTTCGGGCCAATGGCGTCTGGCGCATCCAAAGGGTTTGCGCGTTACCCATCGGAGACCTGGACGCCGTGGAAAAAGCGGAGCTCCGTGCCGCCCTTCAGCACTATCTCGCTCGCCGCCGGCGCAAGTCGAAGCCTGCAGGCTGCAAGCCCGCCGAGCGCATGCGCTACGATCTGGCCATCCTCCACGATCCCCGGGAAGTATTGCCGCCATCCAGTTCTCGAACGCTGAAGCATTTTGTCCGCATAGGAAAGCGTCTGGGAATTCACGTCGAACTGATTCAGCGCCGGGACTATGGGCGACTGGCCGAGTTCGACGCTTTGTTCATCCGGGAGACCACGCGTATTGACCACCACACCTACGAGTTCGCCCGGAAGGCCGAACAGGAAGGGCTGGTGGTGATCGACGACCCGGATTCCATTCTGCGCTGCACGAACAAGGTGTATCTGACGGAGATACTGCGGGCGCATCAGGTGCCGATCCTCGAAACCGTCATTATCCGCAAGACCGATCTTCGACGCCTGGAGAAACGGCTGTCCTATCCTTTCGTGCTCAAGGTGCCGGACGGGTCCTTCTCCCGCGGAGTCCGGAAAGTCACCGATCCGGAGACCTTGAGAAAGGTGGCCGCCGAACTGTTCGCTGACTCTGACCTGCTGCTGGCTCAACCTTATTGCTATACGCCGTTCGACTGGCGCATCGGCATGCTGGACCGGCAACCCCTGTTCGCCTGCCAATACTTCATGTCGTCCAACCATTGGCAGATCGTGCGTCACCTGGACAACGGGCGCGCCCTGCAGGGCGGGTTTCGCACGATCCCCCTCCACGAAGCACCCGCGCTCGTTCTGCAGACTGCCGTCCGCGCCGCCAACCTGATTGGGGACGGACTCTATGGTGTGGATCTCAAGGAAACGTCCGAAGGCGTTTTCGTCGTGGAGGTCAACGACAATCCGAATATCGATCGCGGCATTGAGGACGGCGTGATGGGGGATGTCCTCTACGAGACGGTGCTGCGCTCCTTGATCCGGCGCATGGAGACGTCGCATGGGCGGCCCGGGACCGGGTGGCCTGCGAATGGTGGGGCTATGGAAATAAAAAGGCCATGCCTGCGGACAACCATCTTATAA
- a CDS encoding GNAT family N-acetyltransferase, whose amino-acid sequence MGRWVAWTVTGYALLLMRRNSRIARIYSLAVAPEHRQIGMARTLLACTESVAMASGRNRIRLEVREDNTAALRLYTSVGYRPFDRIASYYEAAPPQVDRTAAIRMEKPL is encoded by the coding sequence TTGGGAAGGTGGGTTGCTTGGACGGTTACCGGCTATGCGCTTCTCCTGATGCGGCGAAATTCACGCATCGCACGTATCTATTCACTGGCCGTGGCGCCGGAACACCGCCAGATAGGCATGGCCCGGACACTTCTGGCATGTACCGAGTCTGTCGCCATGGCGTCCGGGCGGAATCGGATACGATTGGAAGTGCGCGAGGACAATACTGCGGCTCTTCGCCTGTACACCAGCGTCGGTTACCGGCCTTTCGACCGCATCGCGTCATACTACGAGGCCGCACCGCCACAGGTGGACCGCACCGCCGCGATTCGCATGGAAAAACCGCTCTGA
- the tnpA gene encoding IS66 family insertion sequence element accessory protein TnpA, with amino-acid sequence MKKEEKVAYWRQQVEGFQASGQSVKNYCAQAGIAVATLHYWRKRFADSAQTPLLSAVPEGFLPVTLAAPVRTPVSPVEIHLLSGRSLKLAAAVDTSWLQTLVQILERPCG; translated from the coding sequence ATGAAGAAAGAAGAGAAAGTAGCTTATTGGCGGCAGCAGGTAGAGGGATTTCAGGCGAGCGGACAGTCGGTCAAGAATTATTGTGCGCAGGCGGGGATCGCCGTAGCCACGCTGCATTACTGGCGCAAGCGCTTTGCCGATTCTGCACAAACGCCGTTGCTGTCCGCCGTGCCCGAAGGGTTTTTGCCGGTAACTCTGGCTGCGCCGGTCAGGACGCCTGTTTCACCGGTAGAAATTCACCTGTTATCCGGTCGTAGCCTGAAGCTTGCGGCGGCGGTAGATACCAGCTGGCTCCAGACCTTGGTGCAGATTCTGGAAAGACCATGTGGCTAA
- the tnpB gene encoding IS66 family insertion sequence element accessory protein TnpB (TnpB, as the term is used for proteins encoded by IS66 family insertion elements, is considered an accessory protein, since TnpC, encoded by a neighboring gene, is a DDE family transposase.), with translation MWLNSSSRIWLAAAPVDMRLGFDGLAAKVQGVLAADPFCGHAFVFRNRRGDRLKLLLWDGLGFWLVYRRLDQGRLHWPRADAGALELSAAQWAMLVEGRPWTPLPTLEKCTPKLL, from the coding sequence ATGTGGCTAAATTCGAGCAGCCGGATCTGGCTCGCGGCAGCGCCCGTGGATATGCGCTTGGGCTTTGATGGCCTGGCGGCTAAGGTGCAGGGGGTATTGGCTGCCGATCCTTTTTGCGGTCATGCTTTTGTCTTTCGCAACCGCCGGGGGGATCGTCTGAAATTGTTACTGTGGGATGGACTGGGTTTCTGGCTGGTGTATCGCCGTCTGGATCAGGGACGACTCCATTGGCCCCGCGCCGATGCCGGTGCCCTGGAACTCTCCGCTGCGCAGTGGGCGATGCTGGTAGAGGGGCGCCCGTGGACGCCGTTACCGACCTTGGAAAAATGCACACCAAAACTGCTGTAA
- a CDS encoding IS66-like element ISAfe4 family transposase — protein MISAPQTPLPTSPDALRDLVLSLLQQQEEQEAERTRIIAQQQAAIALRDETIARLESTIAKLQRWRFGRRSEKLSPDQISLWEESLDTEIAAMESLLETVLEDSAAVTAGRAEGAAADAQTVTVPARPVRRHPGRMAIPAHLPRVEVRHDPKTCTCAQCGGPLETVGEEISEKLDYIPGRFQVIRHIRPKLACRPCGTIESPALPAQVIDKGLPTARLVAHVMTAKHVDHLPLYRQGTQYQRAGVPISRATLCSWLGQGEYWISLLAEACKMALLEGKILHADETPLPVLNPGSGKTDKAYLWVYRSQADAPHPVVVFDYAPDRKGIHAQHFLGDWQGILQTDDYGGYDALYRKEQIIEAGCWAHVRRHFYDVEQRGPSPVAQKALAWIVKLYAIEAEIKESLPDQKVAARQQRAGPLLEAFHAWLTETQMQVAPKSGIAKAMAYALNRWKALTLYLEEGQLSIDNNPVERALRGVAIGRKNFLFVGNDAGGERAASFYSIIETCKLNGVEPFAYLCDVLEKLPTWPNKRLHELLPWNWKKTALP, from the coding sequence ATGATTTCAGCGCCGCAAACGCCTCTTCCCACCAGCCCGGACGCCCTGCGCGATCTGGTGCTGAGCCTGCTGCAACAGCAGGAGGAACAGGAAGCGGAACGCACCCGGATCATCGCCCAACAGCAAGCGGCCATTGCCCTGCGCGATGAAACCATCGCCCGCCTGGAAAGCACCATCGCCAAACTGCAGCGCTGGCGATTCGGACGCCGTTCGGAAAAGCTCTCTCCCGACCAGATCAGTCTTTGGGAAGAATCGCTGGATACCGAAATCGCGGCGATGGAAAGCCTCCTCGAAACCGTTCTGGAAGACAGTGCGGCCGTGACCGCTGGCCGTGCAGAGGGAGCAGCCGCCGACGCGCAGACCGTAACGGTCCCCGCCCGTCCCGTACGCCGGCACCCCGGCCGCATGGCGATCCCCGCCCATCTGCCCCGGGTAGAAGTACGTCACGATCCCAAGACTTGCACTTGCGCGCAATGTGGGGGTCCACTCGAAACTGTCGGGGAAGAGATCAGCGAAAAACTGGATTATATCCCCGGACGCTTCCAGGTGATTCGCCATATCCGCCCCAAACTGGCCTGCCGCCCCTGTGGTACCATCGAAAGTCCGGCATTACCGGCACAGGTGATTGACAAGGGCTTGCCCACGGCGCGCCTGGTGGCCCATGTGATGACGGCGAAACACGTGGATCACCTGCCTTTGTACCGGCAGGGAACCCAGTACCAGCGAGCGGGCGTACCGATCTCTCGCGCCACCCTCTGCAGCTGGCTGGGTCAGGGCGAATACTGGATCAGTCTGCTCGCCGAAGCTTGCAAAATGGCCTTACTGGAAGGAAAGATTCTGCACGCCGACGAGACGCCCTTGCCCGTCCTCAACCCCGGCAGCGGCAAGACGGACAAAGCCTATCTCTGGGTGTATCGCAGCCAGGCGGATGCCCCGCATCCCGTCGTGGTCTTTGATTATGCCCCGGACCGTAAGGGGATCCACGCGCAACACTTCCTGGGCGACTGGCAAGGCATCCTCCAGACCGATGACTATGGGGGGTATGATGCCCTCTACCGCAAGGAACAGATCATCGAAGCCGGATGCTGGGCGCATGTACGCCGCCACTTCTATGACGTGGAACAGCGCGGTCCCAGTCCGGTAGCCCAGAAAGCCCTGGCCTGGATCGTCAAACTCTACGCCATCGAAGCGGAGATCAAGGAATCTCTACCAGATCAGAAAGTCGCCGCCCGGCAGCAGCGTGCCGGTCCCCTGCTGGAAGCCTTCCATGCCTGGCTCACGGAAACCCAGATGCAGGTGGCGCCGAAAAGTGGTATTGCCAAAGCGATGGCCTATGCCCTCAACCGTTGGAAAGCACTGACGCTCTACCTCGAAGAAGGACAACTCAGCATCGATAATAATCCGGTGGAGCGGGCGCTGCGGGGCGTGGCCATTGGTCGCAAGAATTTTTTATTTGTTGGAAATGATGCGGGTGGTGAACGTGCCGCGTCCTTCTACAGCATTATCGAAACGTGCAAACTCAACGGCGTCGAGCCCTTCGCTTACCTCTGCGATGTGCTGGAAAAGCTCCCGACCTGGCCCAACAAGCGGCTCCACGAACTTTTGCCGTGGAACTGGAAAAAAACCGCATTACCCTGA
- a CDS encoding HU family DNA-binding protein — MVPAGVTQMVSTLCPEDVIWSYAARFLEAFARTIRAEMHSAEKILIPEVDTLHFTNRSARKGRNLATGEKIQIPARRVVTFKATKTFQDRVNS; from the coding sequence ATGGTGCCTGCTGGCGTTACGCAAATGGTATCTACTTTATGCCCCGAAGACGTAATATGGTCATATGCGGCGCGGTTCCTGGAAGCCTTTGCCAGGACCATTCGCGCCGAAATGCACTCGGCGGAAAAGATACTCATCCCGGAAGTCGATACGCTCCATTTCACCAACAGATCAGCGAGGAAAGGCCGGAATCTTGCGACGGGTGAGAAAATCCAGATCCCAGCACGACGCGTCGTGACCTTCAAGGCCACGAAGACGTTTCAGGACAGGGTAAACTCCTAG
- the kdpC gene encoding potassium-transporting ATPase subunit KdpC, with amino-acid sequence MIKDIKTALLLFLVLAVMTGLIYPLAMTGIGQVVFPHQANGSLIRQHGRIVGSSLIGQYFREPQYFWSRPSATSPVPYNGAGSGASNLGPNNPVLAQHVAARIKAIKAADPAEKGPVPVDLVTSSASGLDPDISIAAALYQIPRIAQAGGIDIVTLRHLVKENTTEPLLGFLGEPVVNVVKLDLALHDRYAAAHGATRSPLTKGAKS; translated from the coding sequence ATGATCAAAGACATCAAAACCGCGCTGTTGCTGTTCCTGGTTCTGGCCGTAATGACCGGTCTGATCTATCCCCTGGCGATGACGGGTATCGGCCAGGTCGTGTTTCCCCATCAGGCCAACGGCTCTCTCATTCGCCAGCATGGGCGGATCGTGGGTTCCAGCCTCATCGGCCAGTATTTCCGTGAACCGCAGTACTTCTGGAGCCGTCCTTCGGCGACTTCACCGGTGCCTTACAATGGCGCCGGGTCCGGCGCCTCCAATCTGGGTCCGAACAATCCTGTTCTGGCACAGCACGTGGCGGCGCGGATCAAGGCCATCAAGGCCGCGGATCCCGCTGAGAAAGGCCCGGTTCCGGTGGACCTCGTGACTTCTTCCGCGAGTGGTCTGGATCCCGACATCAGTATTGCGGCAGCACTCTATCAGATCCCGCGCATTGCGCAGGCTGGTGGTATTGATATCGTGACATTGCGCCACTTGGTCAAGGAGAACACCACAGAACCCCTGCTGGGTTTCCTCGGCGAACCCGTGGTCAATGTGGTGAAACTCGACCTCGCGCTGCATGACCGATACGCCGCCGCGCATGGAGCAACAAGATCTCCGCTCACGAAAGGAGCGAAATCATGA